One Methanocaldococcus villosus KIN24-T80 genomic window carries:
- a CDS encoding DsrE family protein gives MKTAFLIFNFLHKEQPNIPLMFHILLFAGEMKEKGDDVKIILEGEAVQWAKLLLENDKLKNHFEKVKDCFIVCEACAAMFNVKDEIKDHFKLENDLYGHISLKKYMDEGYRIISF, from the coding sequence ATGAAAACTGCATTTCTCATATTTAATTTTTTACATAAAGAACAGCCTAATATTCCATTAATGTTTCATATTTTATTATTTGCTGGAGAAATGAAAGAAAAAGGAGATGATGTCAAAATTATTTTAGAAGGAGAGGCTGTTCAATGGGCTAAATTATTATTAGAAAATGATAAACTAAAAAATCATTTTGAAAAAGTTAAAGATTGCTTTATAGTTTGTGAAGCCTGTGCTGCTATGTTCAATGTTAAAGATGAAATAAAAGATCACTTTAAGTTAGAAAATGATTTATATGGTCATATTAGTTTAAAGAAGTATATGGATGAAGGTTATAGGATAATTTCATTCTAA
- a CDS encoding peroxiredoxin, with protein MCEGLPVIGAKFPEVEVQTTHGKIKLPDHYKGKWFVLFSHPADFTPVCTTEFVAFQKRYDKFKELNCELIGLSIDQVFSHIKWIEWIKDKLGVEIEFPIIADDMGELAKKLGMISPYKGTNTVRAVFVVDDKGIIRAMIYYPQEAGRSVDEVLRLVKALQTSDKYGVALPENWPNNELIGDKAIIPPATSIEEAEQRKEACKKGEIECYDWWFCYKKLE; from the coding sequence ATGTGTGAAGGACTACCAGTAATAGGAGCTAAGTTTCCAGAAGTAGAGGTTCAAACTACACATGGAAAAATAAAGTTACCAGATCACTACAAAGGTAAGTGGTTTGTTCTCTTCTCCCACCCAGCTGATTTCACCCCTGTATGTACTACTGAATTCGTAGCATTCCAAAAGAGATATGATAAGTTCAAAGAGTTAAACTGTGAATTAATAGGGCTAAGTATTGATCAAGTATTCAGCCACATTAAGTGGATAGAATGGATAAAAGATAAATTAGGAGTAGAAATTGAATTCCCAATTATTGCTGATGATATGGGTGAGCTTGCTAAGAAGTTAGGGATGATAAGCCCATATAAAGGAACAAATACTGTTAGAGCTGTATTTGTTGTAGATGATAAGGGAATAATAAGAGCTATGATTTACTATCCACAAGAAGCTGGTAGATCAGTGGATGAAGTATTAAGATTAGTCAAAGCTTTACAAACATCTGACAAATATGGAGTAGCTCTACCAGAAAACTGGCCAAATAATGAATTAATTGGAGATAAGGCAATTATACCTCCTGCTACAAGCATAGAAGAAGCTGAACAAAGAAAAGAAGCTTGTAAAAAAGGAGAAATTGAATGTTATGATTGGTGGTTCTGCTATAAAAAATTAGAATAA
- a CDS encoding rubredoxin-like domain-containing protein, translated as MPWWKCSNCGYVFEADKPPERCPNCGEKCTFYDVTCYTPECGFTGYDPKLVARKPNEESRF; from the coding sequence ATGCCTTGGTGGAAGTGTTCCAATTGTGGATATGTATTTGAAGCAGATAAGCCTCCAGAAAGATGTCCAAATTGTGGAGAAAAATGTACTTTCTATGATGTTACATGTTACACTCCTGAATGTGGTTTTACAGGATATGATCCAAAGTTAGTAGCTAGGAAACCCAATGAAGAGAGTAGGTTCTAA
- a CDS encoding ferritin: protein MIDKDIEKAINKQINSEFYSAYLYLSMAAYADSIGLKGFANWLMVQFKEETDHALKLYNYLLDRGGRVILDKIDKPKSEWNSILEVFEDGLKHEEEVTKSINELMDLAVAKKDYATINILQWFIDEQVEEEKSFGEILNKLKLIGNDKKALLMLDKDLAQRVYTPPTNEK, encoded by the coding sequence ATGATAGATAAAGATATTGAAAAAGCTATAAATAAACAAATAAATAGTGAATTCTATTCTGCCTATCTCTATCTTTCTATGGCAGCATATGCAGACTCTATTGGACTAAAAGGATTTGCTAACTGGTTAATGGTTCAATTTAAAGAAGAGACTGATCATGCATTAAAACTTTATAACTATCTATTAGATAGAGGAGGAAGAGTAATATTAGACAAAATAGATAAACCAAAATCTGAATGGAATTCTATATTAGAGGTTTTTGAAGATGGTTTAAAGCATGAAGAAGAAGTGACAAAATCTATAAATGAATTAATGGATTTAGCAGTAGCTAAGAAAGATTATGCAACTATAAACATTTTACAATGGTTTATTGATGAGCAAGTAGAGGAAGAAAAATCTTTTGGAGAAATTTTGAATAAGCTCAAACTAATTGGAAATGATAAAAAAGCTTTATTAATGTTAGATAAAGATCTAGCTCAAAGAGTATATACACCTCCAACAAATGAGAAGTGA
- a CDS encoding MTH865 family protein, with amino-acid sequence MIRTNHPLYEALRDIEEFKLKLAEYFKDKDVFPIKSRVELANLLPCGISLKCGEVEASELVKLLDESDFPIKDLNDLVTKLSKKCPIE; translated from the coding sequence ATGATTAGAACTAACCACCCTCTTTATGAAGCTTTAAGAGATATAGAGGAGTTTAAATTAAAATTGGCAGAATATTTCAAAGATAAAGATGTTTTTCCAATAAAAAGTAGGGTTGAATTGGCTAACTTATTACCATGTGGTATTTCATTAAAGTGTGGAGAAGTAGAAGCTTCTGAATTAGTAAAGCTCTTAGATGAAAGTGACTTCCCAATAAAAGATTTGAATGATTTGGTTACAAAATTATCTAAAAAATGTCCAATAGAGTGA
- a CDS encoding rubredoxin produces MAKYQCMCGWIYDEDKGEPSQNIPPGTKFEDLPDDFRCPQCGLGKNAFTKLE; encoded by the coding sequence ATGGCAAAATATCAATGTATGTGTGGATGGATATATGATGAAGATAAAGGAGAACCTTCACAGAATATCCCACCAGGAACAAAGTTTGAAGATCTACCAGATGACTTTAGATGTCCTCAGTGTGGTTTAGGAAAAAATGCTTTCACAAAATTAGAATAA
- a CDS encoding class II SORL domain-containing protein, translating to MIVNVNKNNTDFERKHAPKIECKDVVKVNEIYEVKLYMEVEHPMEKEHYIQYIELYAEDYPLAKIFLTPYAKPEVTLKIKAPSEGHEGREFRLIAYAYCNLHGIWKSEKKIKIEG from the coding sequence ATGATAGTGAATGTAAATAAGAATAATACTGACTTTGAAAGAAAGCATGCTCCTAAAATTGAATGTAAAGATGTTGTTAAAGTAAATGAAATTTATGAAGTTAAACTTTACATGGAAGTTGAGCATCCTATGGAAAAGGAGCATTATATCCAATATATAGAACTTTATGCTGAAGACTATCCATTAGCTAAGATATTCTTAACTCCATATGCTAAACCTGAAGTAACATTAAAAATTAAAGCACCTTCTGAAGGTCATGAGGGTAGAGAGTTTAGATTAATAGCTTATGCTTACTGTAATTTACATGGTATATGGAAATCTGAAAAGAAAATAAAAATAGAGGGATAA
- a CDS encoding carboxymuconolactone decarboxylase family protein, with amino-acid sequence MKGVFYADSLKFLLEEDKELFEVIKELNEKVYTGKVLDYKTLKIIAIAIAAAKGDEKALKKQIVSGMKELNITKDEVIDALRVVLLTTGMPNFMKGMRVLKEVLEGKE; translated from the coding sequence TTGAAAGGAGTTTTCTATGCAGATAGCTTAAAATTTTTATTAGAAGAAGATAAAGAACTTTTTGAAGTTATAAAAGAATTAAATGAGAAAGTTTATACTGGAAAAGTTTTAGATTATAAAACTTTAAAAATTATTGCTATTGCCATTGCTGCTGCTAAAGGTGATGAAAAAGCTTTAAAAAAACAAATAGTTAGTGGTATGAAGGAATTAAATATAACTAAAGATGAAGTAATAGATGCTTTAAGAGTAGTTTTATTAACTACTGGAATGCCTAACTTTATGAAAGGAATGAGAGTATTAAAAGAAGTTTTGGAGGGGAAAGAATGA
- a CDS encoding methanogenesis marker 15 protein, with protein MVKIALLTCGAEWSGVYPEIEKAIKSVGGEVVFPEVELDYIEEVEEKLGFKVGSTNLKLLFARTMSIIEGKTEVDAAFVATCFRCAEGALVRNEVRKLIQENTNIPVVMYSFTERTKASELLTRMEALVTIVEKKALLARKKQEGVSLGIDSGSTTTKAVVMIDNEVVGTGWVYTRDVIGSAKEAVDNALKEAGISLDQVETIGTTGYGRFTVGEYYKADLIQEEITVNSKGAAYLADKQEGEATVIDIGGMDNKAISLYDAIPDSFTMGGICAGASGRFFEITARRLGVSIQELGELAAEGDWRKINMNSYCIVFGIQDLVTALAEGAKAEDVAAAACHSVAEQVYEQQLQEVDVREPVILVGGSSLLKGLVIAMEDILGKKIIVPKYSQFIGAVGAALLSSGYRYKKIKA; from the coding sequence ATGGTTAAGATTGCTCTACTAACTTGTGGGGCTGAATGGAGTGGAGTGTATCCTGAAATAGAAAAAGCTATAAAATCTGTTGGAGGAGAGGTAGTTTTTCCTGAAGTAGAACTTGATTATATAGAAGAAGTTGAAGAAAAATTAGGATTTAAAGTAGGATCTACAAATTTGAAATTACTATTTGCTAGGACAATGTCTATTATAGAGGGGAAAACTGAAGTTGATGCTGCTTTTGTAGCAACATGTTTCAGATGTGCTGAAGGAGCATTAGTCAGAAATGAAGTTAGAAAACTCATTCAAGAGAATACAAACATACCTGTTGTTATGTATTCATTTACAGAAAGAACAAAAGCTTCTGAGTTATTAACAAGGATGGAAGCTCTTGTTACAATAGTAGAAAAAAAAGCTCTCTTAGCTAGAAAAAAACAAGAAGGTGTTAGTCTTGGAATAGATAGTGGATCAACTACCACAAAAGCTGTAGTGATGATTGACAATGAGGTAGTAGGGACAGGATGGGTTTATACAAGAGATGTTATAGGTTCTGCTAAAGAAGCTGTAGATAATGCCTTAAAAGAGGCAGGAATAAGTTTGGATCAGGTAGAAACAATAGGAACTACAGGTTATGGTAGATTTACTGTTGGAGAATATTATAAGGCAGATTTAATTCAAGAAGAAATAACTGTAAATTCAAAAGGGGCAGCTTACTTAGCAGACAAACAGGAAGGAGAAGCTACTGTCATAGATATTGGAGGAATGGATAATAAAGCAATTTCTCTATATGATGCTATACCTGACAGTTTTACTATGGGAGGGATATGTGCTGGAGCTAGTGGAAGATTTTTTGAAATTACAGCAAGAAGATTAGGTGTTTCTATACAAGAGCTTGGAGAGTTAGCAGCAGAAGGAGATTGGAGAAAGATAAATATGAATAGTTATTGTATTGTTTTTGGAATACAAGATCTTGTTACTGCATTAGCTGAAGGTGCAAAAGCTGAAGATGTTGCAGCTGCAGCCTGCCACTCTGTAGCTGAACAAGTTTATGAGCAACAGTTACAAGAAGTGGATGTTAGAGAGCCTGTAATATTAGTTGGAGGAAGTAGTTTATTAAAAGGTTTGGTTATAGCAATGGAGGATATTTTAGGAAAGAAAATAATTGTTCCAAAATATTCACAATTTATAGGAGCTGTTGGAGCAGCTTTATTATCTTCTGGATATAGGTATAAAAAAATAAAAGCATAA
- a CDS encoding methanogenesis marker 9 domain-containing protein — protein sequence MWKNAPSHICRGGDLRGIAFCCPPVKPCPLLKALKILKLSPEEYVRIKEEFAKKTKLGLGENTCFGSLVWCCKITKPCPLRDYELRRNNISPEEYMMLKKLLAEEILKNSPLIKEAIELFVKKGIPRDIAEKCLLETGDIKKAYEKAKTIV from the coding sequence ATGTGGAAGAATGCACCTTCACACATATGTAGAGGTGGAGATTTAAGAGGAATAGCATTTTGCTGTCCTCCAGTAAAACCATGTCCTCTTTTAAAGGCTTTGAAAATATTAAAACTCTCTCCAGAAGAGTATGTAAGAATAAAAGAAGAATTTGCTAAAAAAACAAAATTGGGTTTAGGAGAAAATACATGTTTTGGCAGTTTAGTGTGGTGCTGTAAAATAACAAAACCATGCCCACTTAGGGATTATGAACTTAGAAGAAATAATATATCTCCTGAAGAATATATGATGTTAAAAAAGTTATTAGCTGAAGAGATATTGAAAAACAGTCCATTAATAAAGGAGGCTATAGAATTATTTGTTAAAAAAGGAATCCCAAGAGATATTGCTGAAAAATGTTTATTAGAAACTGGAGATATAAAGAAAGCTTATGAGAAGGCCAAAACTATAGTTTAA
- the hmd gene encoding 5,10-methenyltetrahydromethanopterin hydrogenase yields the protein MKVAILGIGCYRTHAAAGITNFMRASEVANKVNMPEIALTHSSITMGAELLHLVDDVKEVIVSDPCFQENPGLVIIDEFDPKEVMEAHLRGEPESVMPKIREVVKQKAKELPKPPKACIHFVHPEDIGFKVAENDREAVEDADWVLTWLPKGKKQPDIIKNFVDAIPEGAIVTHACTIPTTKFAQIFKNFGREDLNITSYHPGCVPEMKGQVYIAEGYAKEDVLNKLFEMAKIARGNAYKMPANLIGPVCDMCSAVTAVIYAGLLAYRDSVTKILGAPADFAQMMAEESLKNILELMREKGITNMEDALDPGALLGTADSMCFGPLADILPQALKVLEKYKKE from the coding sequence ATGAAAGTAGCAATATTAGGAATAGGATGTTACAGAACTCATGCTGCAGCAGGAATAACAAACTTCATGAGAGCTAGTGAAGTAGCAAATAAAGTCAATATGCCAGAAATAGCTTTAACCCACTCCTCCATAACAATGGGGGCTGAGTTATTACATTTAGTTGATGATGTTAAGGAAGTTATAGTTTCAGACCCATGCTTCCAAGAGAATCCAGGGTTAGTTATAATTGATGAGTTTGATCCAAAAGAAGTTATGGAAGCACACTTAAGAGGAGAGCCTGAAAGTGTAATGCCTAAAATAAGAGAAGTTGTTAAACAAAAAGCTAAAGAATTACCAAAACCACCAAAAGCATGTATTCACTTTGTCCATCCTGAAGATATTGGGTTTAAGGTAGCTGAAAATGATAGAGAAGCAGTTGAAGATGCAGATTGGGTATTAACATGGTTACCAAAAGGTAAAAAGCAGCCAGATATTATAAAGAACTTTGTTGATGCAATTCCAGAAGGAGCAATTGTAACACACGCATGTACAATTCCAACAACAAAGTTTGCACAAATATTTAAAAACTTTGGTAGAGAAGATCTAAATATAACATCCTATCACCCAGGATGTGTTCCAGAAATGAAAGGGCAAGTTTATATTGCTGAAGGATATGCTAAAGAAGATGTATTAAATAAGCTATTTGAAATGGCAAAAATAGCTAGAGGAAATGCTTACAAAATGCCAGCTAACTTAATAGGACCTGTTTGTGACATGTGTTCAGCTGTAACAGCTGTTATCTATGCAGGATTGTTGGCTTACAGAGATTCAGTCACAAAAATCCTTGGAGCTCCAGCAGACTTTGCCCAAATGATGGCTGAGGAATCATTAAAGAACATATTAGAATTGATGAGAGAAAAAGGTATTACAAATATGGAAGATGCTTTAGATCCTGGAGCTCTGTTAGGTACAGCAGATAGTATGTGCTTTGGACCATTAGCTGATATCTTACCACAAGCTTTAAAAGTTTTAGAGAAATATAAGAAAGAATAA
- a CDS encoding beta/alpha barrel domain-containing protein: MKKLKKKDIKVPLTVPEYAKKEYIENYLELTKGTGNLMIFAGDQKIEHMNDDFFGEGIAKDDADPEHLFRIAEGGKICAFATQLGLIARYGMDYDVPYIVKINSKTHLVKTRDPISRALVDMEDVISLKERGVNILGVGYTIYPGSEYEHIMFREASKIILEAHKHGLIAILWSYPRGKNVKNEFDPHIIAGAAGIACCLGADFVKVNYPGDPESFKEAVLAAGRTGVLCAGGKSKDPKEFLKDIWEQINISGARGNATGRNIHQKPLEKAIRMCNAIYAITIEGKSLEEALKIYYG; encoded by the coding sequence ATGAAAAAATTGAAAAAAAAAGATATAAAAGTTCCTTTAACAGTCCCAGAGTATGCTAAAAAGGAATATATAGAGAACTATTTAGAACTTACAAAAGGGACAGGAAATTTGATGATTTTCGCAGGAGATCAAAAGATAGAGCATATGAATGATGATTTTTTTGGTGAAGGAATAGCCAAAGATGATGCAGATCCAGAACATCTATTCAGAATAGCTGAAGGAGGAAAGATTTGTGCATTTGCCACTCAACTTGGTTTAATAGCAAGGTATGGAATGGATTATGATGTTCCTTATATAGTTAAGATAAACTCAAAAACTCATTTAGTAAAAACAAGAGATCCAATAAGTAGAGCTTTAGTAGATATGGAAGATGTTATAAGCTTAAAGGAGAGAGGAGTTAATATTTTAGGAGTGGGATACACTATATATCCTGGAAGTGAGTATGAGCATATAATGTTTAGAGAAGCTTCTAAGATAATATTAGAGGCTCATAAACATGGATTAATAGCAATACTTTGGAGTTACCCAAGAGGAAAAAATGTTAAAAATGAATTTGACCCACATATAATAGCTGGAGCTGCAGGAATAGCTTGTTGTTTAGGAGCAGATTTTGTTAAAGTCAATTATCCTGGAGATCCAGAAAGTTTTAAAGAGGCTGTATTGGCTGCAGGTAGAACTGGGGTTTTATGTGCAGGAGGTAAAAGTAAGGATCCAAAAGAATTTTTGAAAGATATTTGGGAACAGATTAATATATCTGGAGCTAGAGGTAATGCTACAGGTAGAAATATCCATCAAAAGCCATTAGAAAAAGCTATAAGAATGTGTAATGCAATATATGCCATAACAATAGAAGGGAAAAGTTTAGAAGAGGCTTTAAAAATATATTATGGTTAA
- the pssA gene encoding CDP-diacylglycerol--serine O-phosphatidyltransferase: MRIFKLITVSDYVTILNAVSGILAILLNNYHFIYLAVIFDALDGYVARKTQTVSEFGKELDSLADVISFSIAPAYFFYLKHGLILLPIIYSICGMLRLARFNIIKTNNFIGLPIPAAALCMITLISISDYTVLNSLFLLLVSFLMISDFEYKKYFKNEIIILILISLILAIMNFPYLLMILLIIYIISPIIELL; the protein is encoded by the coding sequence ATGAGGATTTTTAAATTGATAACTGTTTCTGATTATGTTACTATTTTAAATGCAGTTTCTGGGATTTTGGCTATTTTATTAAATAACTATCACTTTATATACTTAGCAGTTATTTTTGATGCTTTAGATGGTTATGTAGCAAGAAAAACTCAAACAGTTTCTGAATTTGGAAAAGAGCTTGATAGTTTAGCAGATGTTATTAGCTTCTCAATAGCTCCTGCATATTTTTTCTATTTAAAACATGGTTTAATATTATTACCTATAATTTACTCTATATGTGGGATGTTAAGATTAGCAAGATTTAATATCATTAAAACAAATAACTTTATAGGTCTACCAATACCAGCAGCAGCTTTATGTATGATAACATTAATATCAATTAGTGATTACACAGTTTTAAATTCATTATTTCTCTTATTAGTTAGTTTTTTGATGATATCTGATTTTGAATATAAAAAATATTTTAAAAATGAAATAATCATTTTAATCTTGATCTCATTAATTTTAGCTATTATGAATTTTCCATATCTTCTAATGATTTTATTAATTATTTATATCATCTCTCCTATTATAGAGTTGTTATAA
- the truA gene encoding tRNA pseudouridine(38-40) synthase TruA, translating into MYILKIAYDGRYSFQQQPSKDTVCDKLLDVLDKLDFLKEYKIIYSGGRTDKGVSALGNFVVLKLKREPILSYINHHLKDYGIWILGYKEIEKIPKVRYRHYRYILPNIGYDISLIKEASKKFIGKHSFHNLCKRDRSKDRDPVREIYDIKIIENEFFITIDIIGKSFLWHMVRKIVGVFDAIGRGEKDIEWIDKLLDPNHKEGVRTFPAEGLILIEAKVDIDYNYDSYSIKKFLEYWQERYKFYIMKMGISRSFITTL; encoded by the coding sequence ATGTATATATTAAAAATAGCCTATGATGGTAGATATTCTTTTCAGCAACAGCCAAGTAAAGATACAGTTTGTGATAAACTTTTAGATGTTCTGGATAAGTTAGATTTTTTAAAGGAATATAAAATTATCTATTCTGGAGGAAGAACTGACAAAGGGGTTTCAGCCTTAGGAAATTTTGTAGTTCTTAAACTTAAGAGGGAGCCTATATTATCATATATAAATCATCATTTAAAAGATTATGGAATTTGGATATTAGGTTATAAAGAAATTGAAAAAATTCCTAAAGTAAGGTATAGACATTATAGGTATATATTGCCAAATATAGGTTATGATATTTCTTTAATAAAAGAAGCTTCTAAAAAGTTTATTGGAAAGCACAGTTTTCATAATCTATGTAAGAGGGATAGAAGTAAAGATAGAGATCCTGTAAGGGAAATATATGATATTAAAATTATAGAAAATGAGTTTTTTATAACAATAGATATTATTGGAAAAAGCTTTTTGTGGCATATGGTGAGAAAGATTGTAGGGGTTTTTGATGCTATTGGTAGGGGAGAAAAGGATATAGAATGGATAGATAAGCTTTTAGATCCAAATCATAAAGAAGGTGTTAGAACATTTCCTGCTGAGGGGTTAATATTAATTGAAGCTAAGGTAGATATTGATTATAATTATGATAGTTATTCAATAAAAAAATTTTTAGAATATTGGCAGGAGAGATATAAGTTTTATATAATGAAAATGGGAATTAGTAGAAGCTTTATAACAACTCTATAA
- a CDS encoding archease, with product MFDYFETTADIGVIAKGKSLEEAFREAAKGLYNIMVDIDKVNKSEVVEIEVEGEDLEELLYNFLNELLFYTDTKNIVFSDFDICIRKNNKYYLNCKAYGEKIKREHNIKEEVKAVTYHKMEIKKDSDGYKIRYIVDL from the coding sequence ATGTTTGATTATTTTGAAACTACAGCAGACATAGGAGTTATAGCAAAGGGAAAGAGCTTAGAAGAAGCTTTTAGAGAAGCTGCTAAAGGACTTTATAACATTATGGTAGATATAGATAAGGTTAATAAAAGTGAGGTTGTAGAGATAGAAGTGGAAGGAGAAGATTTGGAAGAGTTGTTATATAACTTTCTAAATGAGCTTTTATTTTATACAGATACAAAAAATATAGTTTTTTCTGATTTTGATATATGTATAAGAAAAAATAATAAATATTATTTAAATTGTAAAGCTTATGGAGAAAAAATAAAGAGGGAGCATAATATTAAAGAGGAAGTTAAAGCTGTAACTTATCATAAAATGGAAATTAAAAAAGATAGTGATGGGTATAAAATAAGATATATAGTTGATTTATAG